The following coding sequences lie in one Synechococcus sp. PCC 7336 genomic window:
- a CDS encoding DUF6717 family protein, giving the protein MSNSLMVVFPYKYQDTWVFDDAEMGLTKEPFVFGIPEMIDRISKDMPEANKGFKLIFSAKPFPGFQQSLIWVKEEYEGNWYKSSEWDLEGWLCPALLYYFEEAPKEIYIKAERKHNRSTS; this is encoded by the coding sequence ATGAGTAATTCACTAATGGTAGTCTTCCCATATAAATATCAGGATACATGGGTATTTGACGACGCTGAAATGGGGCTTACGAAAGAACCATTTGTCTTTGGAATACCTGAAATGATTGATCGTATTTCAAAAGATATGCCAGAAGCCAATAAAGGCTTTAAACTTATTTTCTCGGCCAAACCATTTCCTGGCTTTCAACAAAGCTTGATCTGGGTTAAGGAAGAGTATGAGGGTAACTGGTACAAGTCCTCTGAGTGGGATTTGGAAGGCTGGCTATGCCCAGCCTTATTATATTACTTTGAAGAAGCACCAAAAGAGATATATATAAAGGCAGAAAGGAAGCACAATAGAAGTACAAGTTAG
- a CDS encoding Ig-like domain-containing protein: MTLSYDITPKLLRWRLTFNGVADTRAQLVAGGNVSFNSPAMLVGSVLTRGNLTFNESITVVAEPAGNPQPDTIAPVVTAGLANDTGAESGDGITNDSAISGQVTDNRTVAGLVARFANGLNPEFVDVLANVQADGSFSFTNDQLASIYGGALPDGPLTLQLVAQDSSGNLSEPVELAFVLDTAAPGLGTPELLAGSDSGSSDADGMSNAEPLEFAVAAEVGSSVQLFVDGQLVSQAIATDVATVFAIAQLAEGSAKSPQPRPMQRGTATRQRRSR, encoded by the coding sequence ATGACATTATCCTATGATATAACCCCGAAGCTCCTACGGTGGCGACTGACCTTCAATGGGGTGGCGGATACTCGCGCTCAGTTGGTGGCGGGGGGGAATGTCTCGTTTAACAGCCCCGCGATGTTGGTGGGGTCAGTGTTGACTCGGGGCAATCTCACTTTTAACGAAAGCATTACGGTTGTTGCCGAACCTGCGGGCAATCCCCAGCCGGATACGATCGCCCCCGTAGTAACGGCTGGGTTAGCTAACGATACGGGGGCTGAGAGTGGGGATGGGATTACCAATGACTCCGCCATAAGCGGTCAAGTGACTGACAATCGCACTGTAGCGGGGTTGGTGGCTCGGTTTGCCAATGGGCTCAATCCCGAGTTTGTGGATGTGCTGGCCAATGTGCAGGCAGATGGCAGCTTTAGCTTCACGAACGACCAACTGGCGAGCATTTATGGCGGCGCATTGCCCGATGGGCCATTAACGCTGCAGTTGGTGGCACAGGATAGCTCGGGCAATCTCTCGGAGCCTGTGGAGTTGGCATTTGTGCTCGATACGGCTGCACCTGGGCTGGGGACACCCGAGTTGTTGGCTGGGAGTGACAGCGGTTCGAGCGATGCCGATGGGATGAGCAATGCCGAGCCATTGGAGTTTGCTGTTGCAGCAGAAGTAGGCAGTAGCGTTCAGCTATTTGTGGACGGGCAGCTCGTGTCTCAGGCGATCGCCACCGATGTCGCGACTGTGTTTGCGATCGCTCAGCTAGCTGAAGGGAGCGCGAAGTCACCGCAACCGCGACCGATGCAGCGGGGAACAGCAACACGTCAGAGGCGATCGCGGTGA
- a CDS encoding RHS repeat domain-containing protein — MRAAGDALYTYSYDYDLAGRLTSVSNVGSVGVPEVMLDYSYDRQNNLTSVTDSINGVEAGLETFEYDLLDRVTRITQSGNGVAEKAVAFAYDAASQLTQLDSFSDLAQTQLVASSLYSYDLAGRLEQIEQSNDGGAIAKYRYQYDAANRITQLVSPDGVSNFTYDARDQLTSAEQGFQTDEAYSYDANGNRTNVGYLTGPNNQLLEDEQYRYDYDGEGNRIRQTEKVTGEVTEYDWDHRNQLIAVVTRDAAGNITLSAEYDYDVFGRRILKTVDSDGDGILAAETERFVYDGEHIALVFDGNGNLAYRYLHGPAIDQVLAQEDAEGSVLFALTDHLGSVRDLVDTQGNVANHISYDSFGNITGQTNSNIEFRFAYTGREFDVETGLYYYRARYYDPSLGQFISQDPLSFGAGDANLNRYVGNSPLNFTDPSGNVFAPALAPPVLTVIAKAALTAAAATAAVATAPVSVPVIAGSIVGAAVVGGVVGLALEQQARQASSQTTFNLAASAVIDLTQSVGDSNTLSQAPPIPLDITDLKGIPLENLLPQVFGGEDSIKDAINVLLPPIDLSVGKELIQNILSSDFDEFLHPNPEQLLSRPGQIARALDLDIDEVNTRIHRAKRDPSVRANQGRRNPDIGVDPETGDIFIEIVELGKGIFSGDAIGNIFD, encoded by the coding sequence TTGCGCGCTGCTGGCGACGCTCTCTACACCTATAGCTACGATTACGATCTGGCCGGTCGGCTCACTTCGGTCTCGAACGTCGGCTCGGTCGGTGTCCCCGAAGTGATGTTGGACTACAGTTACGATCGCCAGAACAACCTCACCTCTGTGACCGACAGCATCAATGGCGTCGAAGCTGGGTTGGAAACCTTTGAGTATGACTTGCTCGATCGTGTCACTCGCATCACTCAGTCAGGTAATGGTGTAGCTGAGAAGGCGGTCGCCTTTGCCTATGATGCGGCCAGTCAGCTGACGCAGTTGGACAGCTTTAGCGACCTGGCCCAAACTCAGTTGGTCGCTAGCTCTCTCTACAGCTACGATCTCGCTGGCAGGCTGGAGCAGATCGAGCAGTCGAATGATGGAGGTGCGATCGCCAAGTATCGCTATCAGTACGATGCTGCCAATCGGATTACCCAACTGGTGTCTCCCGATGGAGTGAGCAACTTCACCTACGATGCTCGCGACCAGTTGACCTCTGCAGAGCAAGGCTTTCAGACAGATGAGGCTTACAGCTACGATGCCAATGGCAATCGCACGAATGTTGGCTATCTCACGGGACCTAACAATCAACTCCTGGAAGACGAGCAATATCGATACGACTACGACGGCGAAGGCAATCGCATTCGTCAGACGGAGAAAGTGACTGGCGAAGTCACCGAATATGACTGGGACCATCGCAATCAACTGATAGCAGTAGTCACCCGCGATGCGGCAGGTAACATCACCCTCTCGGCGGAATATGACTACGACGTGTTCGGTCGCCGCATCCTCAAAACGGTGGACTCTGATGGGGATGGGATCTTAGCGGCGGAAACGGAACGGTTTGTTTATGATGGCGAGCATATTGCGCTGGTGTTTGATGGCAACGGTAATCTGGCTTATCGGTATTTGCATGGACCGGCGATCGACCAGGTATTGGCTCAGGAAGATGCTGAGGGGTCGGTACTGTTTGCCCTGACTGATCATCTCGGGAGTGTTCGAGATCTGGTTGATACGCAAGGCAATGTAGCCAACCACATCAGCTACGACAGTTTTGGCAATATTACCGGACAGACCAATTCCAATATTGAATTCCGCTTTGCCTATACAGGTCGCGAGTTCGATGTAGAAACGGGGCTGTACTATTATCGAGCTCGCTACTACGATCCCTCCCTCGGACAGTTCATCAGCCAAGATCCACTAAGTTTCGGTGCTGGAGATGCCAACCTAAACCGCTATGTTGGGAATTCTCCCCTCAACTTTACCGATCCTTCTGGTAATGTTTTTGCACCAGCTCTAGCTCCACCCGTTCTGACTGTCATCGCCAAAGCTGCATTAACTGCTGCAGCTGCTACAGCAGCGGTTGCGACTGCGCCTGTTTCGGTTCCTGTTATCGCAGGCAGTATTGTTGGAGCGGCTGTGGTGGGAGGCGTGGTTGGATTGGCGCTAGAGCAGCAAGCGCGACAAGCGAGCAGTCAAACGACTTTTAATCTGGCAGCATCGGCAGTAATCGATCTGACTCAATCTGTTGGTGACTCAAACACTCTGAGCCAAGCTCCTCCTATACCTTTAGATATCACCGATCTTAAGGGCATACCGCTTGAAAATCTATTACCTCAAGTCTTTGGAGGAGAAGACTCTATCAAGGATGCGATCAACGTTCTTCTCCCTCCGATCGATCTAAGTGTCGGAAAGGAACTTATTCAAAATATATTATCATCTGATTTTGATGAGTTTCTACATCCAAATCCAGAGCAGCTATTGAGCAGACCTGGACAAATAGCAAGAGCACTCGATCTCGACATTGATGAGGTGAATACGAGGATTCATAGAGCCAAAAGAGATCCTAGTGTACGTGCAAATCAAGGCCGGAGAAATCCAGATATTGGGGTTGATCCCGAAACTGGTGATATCTTTATTGAAATTGTCGAACTCGGAAAAGGTATATTTTCCGGAGACGCTATTGGCAATATATTTGACTAG
- a CDS encoding FG-GAP-like repeat-containing protein, translating into MDVLVTTEAIPGAAVEVSANSLKVVDESGQFQDFAGSLSITEVPPELTPAALPEGLLPDLVVTIQPAELVFEIPAALTLPNLTGYGPGELLDLHSIDPNTGEFVIVGTGRVSDDGSVIETIEGGIRTSSWHGFGIPASGNPIESESLNLNHDLSAEEHPCPLPATSSVDAFSGRLTETHDLVSYLSVGVERSLQLTYDSERANPSPIVYFGRESARQGRATEDFLTARLTLNLDGFDYVVPGFSGGGGLGAGFHFWRADGDTIFGSFRGALQAELQEVASGQYAYTLESGILFRPGERFRGSLDSQSGELIVVNTVASFFGAGWGLQGLQEIVENADGSLLLIDGDGSELVFDAPAAGGDVYQSPAGDFSTLERLADGSFQRTFTDRTVHRFNADNQLLSVTDRNSNQTQYVYNELGQLQAIVDPVGLETSFTYGADGRVDTITDPAERVTQLEHDEFGNLTRITDPDGSSRSFEYDREHNLTAEVDQLDNREETYYDFAGRATGALRKDGSTIQIASAQQGLFRPELTSNLETAPEVLPRLEPTANYADGSGNVTSISLDRAGQPTGISDRLGDADVLFFSEQNQVSASTDARGATTNFVYDERGNVIESSDEIFSVAASQPSQFDFLPTQTLFNNGIDIPRSPVTADINHDGHIDIVAATNTELSVQLGNGRAQFGPRMLSEIGFEPSMFVLGDFNGDALLDLAAVNFGEDSLSIYRGDGAGRFEFEDRFAISVPDDSTDGAASLELTDIAVADLDGDGELDIAVSGTGRQSIRVPDTGGGYGGGYGGGYGGGYGGGFTTIFEDYERVFTFSRETDGSLAQLGEFELRAEADQIQLGDIDLDGDADLIYFSRSSISVALGDGDGTFTADNTFLAAPDAVFPNLSEIELADFDNDGFLDLVTLTSGAFFAPSGPRMSSTDRVSIWLGNGSGNFSLNAFRRVNLFTDSLAIGDVDRDGNLDVAVSTLSGGDELFVFSTDGEGQFVFNQLGNEFANDAGITDLSLADLDGDGADDLVGFSQSERRIAFRRNGRAVQTRQTFEYDSVFNQLTRSTDELGRDTFFELDPTTGNVLVARQVVGQDDRISGETDDVVTQFTYTALGLVDTITDALGRVIDNDYDAFGRLIATTFAVGTTDEATVRQEYDDLSGNISAFTNELGNRTEYEFDSNNRLTQIVEADPDGEGPLSSPVTLFDYDERGNVLSVRDANGNLTRFEYDERDRVVATLDALEQQATFAYDLRGNLIAETDFNGNLTEYRYDSRSRRIEEIDAEGFSTQFSYDRNGNLLSVTDPRGNTTRYEYDARDRLTEIVDAVGNSTRYEYDLADNLISVADRNTNRTEFAYDELDRLIEQIDADSNSALFEDDKLGNLVRQTNRRGFALEFEYDARNRLVKTRDPLDGQVLFSYDNANNLLSVTDELNRTTQFSYDALNRQTEILDPLLQSTQFRYDPIGNLLGVDEELGRTVEYAYDPLNRLTTITNAFEDTVEYGYDENSSLTSITDELNRTIAFTYDGRNLQTSVTDPLENTTTTTYDGNGNVVSVADALGNTITFAYDELNRLASNTDANGDPTTYTYDAEGNLASLLDPAGNLTTYEYDRLNRLVLETNQLLNSRSYDYDEVGNLVSRTDRNNRRTVYIYDPLNRLTNEQFLGMEGRSSAVSLTPTMRPANCALLATLSTPIATITIWPVGSLRSRTSARSVSPK; encoded by the coding sequence GTGGATGTTCTCGTCACCACGGAGGCGATTCCGGGGGCAGCGGTTGAGGTGAGTGCGAACTCGCTCAAGGTGGTGGACGAGAGCGGCCAGTTTCAGGATTTCGCAGGCAGTTTGAGCATTACTGAGGTGCCACCCGAATTGACTCCTGCTGCTCTACCGGAGGGCTTGCTGCCGGATTTGGTGGTGACGATTCAGCCTGCCGAGTTGGTGTTCGAGATTCCCGCCGCACTCACTCTGCCCAACCTGACAGGATATGGTCCCGGAGAGTTACTCGATCTGCACTCCATCGATCCGAATACGGGCGAGTTTGTCATTGTGGGGACGGGACGGGTCAGCGACGATGGCTCGGTCATCGAAACCATTGAAGGGGGCATTCGCACCAGTAGTTGGCACGGTTTTGGCATTCCGGCCTCAGGTAACCCCATTGAGTCAGAATCCCTCAACCTGAACCACGATCTCAGTGCAGAGGAACACCCTTGTCCCTTACCAGCTACTTCTTCAGTCGATGCCTTTTCCGGCAGGTTAACGGAAACTCACGATTTGGTCAGCTACTTGTCGGTGGGAGTAGAGCGCAGCCTTCAACTGACCTACGACTCGGAGCGAGCCAATCCGTCACCGATTGTTTACTTCGGTCGCGAAAGCGCTCGCCAGGGGCGCGCAACAGAAGACTTCCTCACCGCTAGACTGACGCTGAATCTCGACGGCTTCGACTATGTCGTCCCTGGCTTCTCGGGTGGGGGAGGTCTGGGAGCCGGATTCCATTTTTGGAGAGCGGATGGCGACACTATCTTTGGCAGCTTTCGCGGCGCGCTTCAGGCAGAGCTGCAGGAGGTAGCCTCCGGTCAATATGCTTACACCTTAGAGAGCGGCATCCTCTTCCGACCCGGCGAGCGTTTTCGGGGCAGCCTCGATTCGCAATCTGGCGAGCTGATTGTGGTCAATACGGTTGCGAGCTTCTTTGGGGCCGGTTGGGGATTGCAGGGCTTGCAGGAGATTGTTGAGAATGCCGATGGCTCTCTGCTACTGATCGATGGCGATGGGAGCGAGTTGGTGTTTGATGCGCCTGCTGCTGGAGGAGATGTATATCAATCGCCCGCTGGAGATTTCTCCACCCTAGAGCGGCTGGCTGACGGTAGCTTCCAACGGACTTTCACAGATCGCACCGTGCATCGTTTTAACGCCGACAACCAGCTACTCTCCGTGACCGATCGCAATAGTAACCAGACCCAATACGTCTACAACGAGTTGGGGCAGTTACAGGCGATCGTCGATCCAGTGGGTCTGGAAACCAGCTTTACCTATGGTGCGGACGGTCGCGTCGATACGATTACCGATCCGGCTGAGCGGGTGACGCAACTGGAGCACGACGAATTTGGAAATCTGACTCGTATCACCGACCCAGACGGCAGTAGCCGCAGCTTCGAGTACGACCGGGAGCACAACCTAACTGCCGAAGTCGACCAGTTAGACAACCGCGAAGAAACCTACTACGATTTTGCCGGTCGCGCCACGGGGGCACTCAGAAAAGATGGTTCCACTATCCAGATCGCTAGCGCACAACAAGGACTATTCCGACCCGAGCTGACGAGCAATCTAGAGACTGCGCCAGAGGTTCTCCCCCGTCTCGAGCCCACGGCCAACTATGCCGATGGCAGTGGGAACGTTACCAGCATCAGCCTAGACCGGGCCGGTCAACCCACTGGGATTAGCGACCGATTGGGCGATGCAGATGTGCTGTTTTTTAGCGAACAGAACCAAGTCTCAGCATCCACAGATGCAAGGGGAGCCACCACCAACTTTGTCTATGACGAGCGTGGCAATGTTATTGAGAGTAGCGATGAAATATTCTCGGTTGCAGCATCGCAGCCGAGTCAGTTCGACTTCTTGCCCACTCAAACCCTCTTCAATAACGGCATTGATATCCCTCGCTCCCCGGTCACTGCAGATATCAATCACGATGGACATATCGATATCGTTGCAGCCACAAACACAGAGCTCTCTGTCCAATTGGGCAATGGCAGGGCTCAATTTGGCCCTCGGATGCTCTCGGAGATTGGTTTCGAGCCATCCATGTTTGTTTTGGGAGATTTCAATGGTGACGCTCTCCTAGATCTAGCTGCAGTTAACTTTGGCGAGGATAGCCTGTCGATTTATCGAGGTGACGGTGCGGGCAGGTTTGAATTTGAAGATCGCTTTGCCATCTCAGTGCCAGATGACTCTACAGATGGGGCTGCTTCGTTGGAGTTGACGGACATTGCGGTGGCAGACCTCGATGGGGATGGCGAGCTCGACATTGCAGTCAGCGGTACAGGCAGGCAAAGTATCCGGGTGCCCGACACTGGTGGCGGTTATGGCGGCGGTTATGGGGGTGGCTACGGAGGGGGCTATGGCGGTGGTTTCACGACCATCTTTGAAGATTACGAACGCGTCTTTACCTTCTCTAGAGAGACCGATGGCAGCCTCGCTCAACTGGGAGAGTTCGAGCTGCGTGCAGAAGCAGACCAAATTCAGTTAGGAGATATCGATCTGGATGGCGATGCCGATCTGATCTACTTTTCACGTTCGAGCATCTCTGTTGCTCTAGGGGATGGGGATGGAACTTTTACTGCTGATAATACGTTTCTTGCTGCCCCTGATGCAGTTTTTCCAAATCTTTCTGAGATCGAGTTAGCCGATTTCGATAACGATGGCTTCCTCGATTTAGTCACCTTGACGAGTGGAGCCTTCTTTGCTCCTTCTGGGCCTAGAATGAGCTCTACCGATCGCGTCTCGATCTGGTTGGGTAATGGCAGCGGAAACTTCAGCTTGAATGCTTTCCGAAGGGTCAATCTTTTCACCGATTCCCTGGCGATCGGGGATGTCGATCGCGATGGCAATCTCGATGTGGCGGTTTCTACTCTCTCGGGTGGTGACGAGCTGTTTGTCTTCAGTACGGATGGAGAGGGGCAGTTTGTCTTCAATCAATTGGGGAATGAATTTGCCAATGATGCAGGCATTACCGATCTCTCGCTGGCAGATTTGGATGGGGATGGAGCGGACGATCTGGTCGGGTTCAGTCAGTCCGAGCGTCGCATCGCTTTTCGGCGCAATGGTCGGGCAGTTCAAACCAGACAAACGTTTGAGTACGATTCGGTTTTCAATCAGCTGACTCGCTCTACCGATGAGTTGGGGCGCGACACGTTCTTCGAACTCGATCCTACTACGGGCAATGTATTGGTGGCCCGACAGGTTGTGGGCCAAGACGATCGCATCTCTGGTGAAACTGATGATGTCGTAACCCAGTTCACCTATACCGCATTGGGATTGGTGGACACCATCACCGATGCCCTCGGTCGCGTCATCGACAACGACTATGACGCATTTGGTCGCTTGATTGCCACTACCTTTGCTGTCGGCACGACCGATGAAGCCACCGTCCGTCAAGAATATGACGATCTGAGCGGCAACATCTCAGCCTTCACAAACGAACTGGGCAATCGCACCGAGTACGAGTTCGATTCGAACAATCGCCTAACTCAAATTGTTGAAGCCGATCCCGATGGGGAGGGACCCTTAAGCTCTCCCGTGACTCTCTTTGATTACGATGAACGGGGTAATGTCCTCTCAGTTCGGGACGCGAATGGCAATCTCACACGGTTTGAGTATGACGAACGCGATCGGGTTGTTGCCACCCTCGATGCTCTCGAACAACAGGCCACGTTTGCCTATGATTTGCGGGGCAACCTCATCGCTGAAACAGATTTCAACGGAAATCTGACTGAATATCGCTACGATAGCCGCAGTCGTCGCATTGAAGAAATTGATGCTGAAGGATTCTCAACTCAGTTCTCCTATGACCGAAATGGCAACTTGCTCTCTGTGACCGATCCGCGTGGAAATACTACACGGTACGAGTACGATGCCCGCGATCGCTTGACGGAAATAGTTGATGCCGTTGGGAATTCAACTCGATACGAATACGATCTAGCGGACAACCTAATTTCTGTAGCAGATCGCAACACTAATCGAACGGAATTTGCATACGACGAGCTCGATCGCCTTATCGAGCAAATCGATGCCGATAGCAATAGCGCTCTATTTGAAGATGACAAGCTCGGCAATCTAGTACGTCAAACCAACCGGCGCGGATTCGCTCTCGAATTTGAATACGATGCTCGCAATCGTCTAGTTAAAACCAGAGATCCATTAGACGGACAAGTTTTGTTTTCCTATGATAATGCCAACAATCTATTGTCTGTGACCGATGAATTAAACCGAACGACTCAGTTCAGCTACGATGCCCTCAATCGCCAAACTGAAATCCTCGATCCCTTATTGCAATCCACACAGTTTAGGTACGATCCCATTGGAAATTTGCTAGGTGTTGACGAAGAGTTAGGTCGCACTGTTGAGTACGCTTACGACCCACTCAATCGTCTCACGACCATTACCAACGCCTTTGAAGATACCGTTGAGTACGGCTACGACGAAAACAGCAGTCTCACGTCCATTACTGACGAACTGAATCGCACGATCGCCTTCACCTATGACGGTCGGAATCTCCAGACCAGCGTTACCGATCCGCTAGAAAACACTACAACTACTACCTATGACGGAAATGGCAATGTGGTATCCGTTGCCGATGCCTTAGGCAACACCATTACCTTCGCCTACGACGAACTCAATCGCTTGGCAAGCAATACCGACGCCAATGGAGATCCAACAACTTACACCTACGATGCGGAGGGGAATTTAGCTTCCCTGCTCGACCCTGCCGGTAACCTAACTACCTACGAGTACGATCGCCTCAATCGCTTGGTGTTGGAAACCAATCAACTGCTGAATAGCCGCAGCTATGACTATGACGAAGTCGGCAATTTAGTGAGTCGCACCGATCGCAACAACCGCCGCACGGTCTATATCTACGATCCACTCAACCGACTGACGAACGAACAGTTCTTGGGGATGGAGGGGCGATCGAGCGCAGTTTCACTTACACCTACGATGCGGCCAGCCAATTGCGCGCTGCTGGCGACGCTCTCTACACCTATAGCTACGATTACGATCTGGCCGGTCGGCTCACTTCGGTCTCGAACGTCGGCTCGGTCGGTGTCCCCGAAGTGA
- a CDS encoding Ig-like domain-containing protein, whose amino-acid sequence MTVDRQAPQAAVESIADGAEIAEGARLQGTVAGTGSAIASLSYQFEGTAAVEVPVNPDGSFDVAISLAGAIEGAQSLTVRAVDVARNEIVSTFAVTVLLAGDEDVAPPELSVELTSDTGVDGDGITSEVAVAGTVSDESAITLLRAGLDGVPVAEFVDISTALNPDGSFALSAEQLLQLFGELADGEHTLSFVAADEFGNVSAIAALTFTLDTTGPDLTILAPIVNAEHSGTARLIGSVGDTSGPLTAQFSLDGQAATAVDLQSDGSFDVAIGSTPLAEGTYQLTLEATDLAGNRSQTQLSFQVSPDFVLGPNDGTGFGVRTEDAIVLDERDSFLVQTDRTIDLPLGEGSRTLRFDLETDFDTSATGGAVEDQLLVYLLDPVTGATLLGEDGTALFSLAGDRADFIPGLVRFDGSAVEIDLTRLSEVNSAQLVVQLVNADGDTGSSVQLSNITVEIDPEGNEAPLFPENDAFATAAGELDLSQLTVASADTIELNFDTVSLEAETGLYQAEVQIRNAGTEVLGRRVAIVFSNLPEGVELLSASGFDGEGNPYINLGNAIFSGGLDIGQFSDVVTLSFSNPELLQLDLQATVLSGGANRAPVFEPLPPLEVMPGDTLSLPLTATDADGDTVTFRIQADGPLPAGTLEGNGRLVFRPQLDEIGSYSFTLVATDGGAEVRQQVTLDVVADPVTTTRFSGTVASTEADPVTGDQLRLEGVRVTLGNAETFTSADGSFAIELLGELQGDEILQVHGDSVEGTFPFIAEQLPLLLGQEAIAGVNKRHYSTDLSAPDRSCERSGDRSGCGCSRHHGGDSGGSG is encoded by the coding sequence GTGACGGTAGACCGTCAAGCACCGCAGGCGGCGGTGGAGAGCATTGCCGATGGGGCTGAGATTGCTGAAGGGGCTCGCTTGCAGGGGACAGTTGCCGGGACGGGCTCGGCGATCGCCAGTTTGAGCTATCAGTTTGAGGGCACGGCTGCAGTTGAGGTGCCGGTGAATCCCGATGGCAGTTTTGATGTGGCGATAAGTTTGGCGGGGGCGATCGAGGGAGCCCAGAGTCTGACGGTTAGAGCGGTCGATGTGGCAAGAAATGAAATTGTTTCGACCTTTGCCGTAACGGTGCTGCTGGCGGGAGACGAGGATGTTGCCCCGCCCGAGCTGTCGGTGGAACTGACGAGCGATACCGGAGTTGATGGGGATGGGATTACGTCCGAGGTGGCTGTTGCGGGCACAGTTTCAGATGAATCTGCAATAACGTTGCTGCGGGCAGGTCTGGATGGCGTGCCGGTAGCCGAGTTTGTGGATATCTCTACAGCACTCAATCCCGATGGCAGTTTTGCCCTGTCTGCCGAGCAATTGCTGCAACTGTTTGGCGAGCTAGCCGATGGCGAGCACACCCTCAGCTTTGTGGCAGCGGATGAATTTGGCAATGTGTCGGCGATCGCCGCTCTGACTTTTACCCTCGACACCACCGGTCCCGACCTGACGATTCTGGCTCCCATCGTCAATGCCGAGCACAGCGGTACGGCTCGACTGATTGGCTCGGTGGGCGATACCTCCGGCCCTCTGACGGCCCAGTTCAGTCTCGACGGCCAAGCTGCGACTGCGGTGGACTTGCAGTCTGATGGCAGCTTCGATGTGGCGATCGGCAGCACTCCTCTGGCAGAAGGTACTTATCAACTGACCTTGGAGGCCACCGATCTCGCGGGCAATCGCAGCCAAACCCAACTCTCCTTCCAAGTCTCCCCCGATTTCGTGCTCGGTCCCAATGACGGCACTGGGTTTGGCGTTCGGACTGAAGATGCCATTGTGCTCGACGAACGCGATAGTTTCCTCGTTCAGACCGACCGCACGATTGACCTGCCCCTAGGCGAAGGCTCGCGCACCCTCCGCTTTGACCTAGAGACAGACTTCGATACTTCTGCCACGGGAGGTGCGGTTGAAGACCAACTGTTGGTTTATTTGCTCGATCCAGTTACGGGCGCAACGCTGCTAGGTGAAGACGGAACAGCGCTTTTCTCACTCGCAGGCGATCGCGCTGACTTTATCCCTGGCTTGGTGCGCTTCGACGGCTCGGCGGTCGAGATCGACCTCACCCGTTTGAGCGAGGTCAACTCCGCTCAACTGGTGGTGCAGTTGGTTAATGCCGATGGGGATACCGGCTCCTCGGTGCAGTTGAGTAACATTACGGTCGAGATTGACCCCGAAGGGAATGAAGCACCCCTCTTCCCCGAGAACGACGCCTTTGCGACAGCAGCAGGCGAACTGGATTTGAGCCAGCTGACGGTGGCAAGCGCCGACACGATTGAGCTCAACTTCGACACCGTCAGCTTGGAAGCCGAGACGGGGCTCTACCAGGCAGAAGTGCAAATTCGCAATGCCGGGACTGAAGTCTTGGGTCGTCGGGTGGCGATCGTCTTCTCCAATTTGCCGGAGGGGGTGGAGTTATTGTCTGCCTCTGGCTTTGATGGCGAGGGCAATCCTTACATCAATTTGGGCAATGCCATCTTCTCGGGCGGATTGGATATCGGTCAGTTCTCCGATGTGGTGACCCTCAGCTTCAGCAATCCCGAACTGCTGCAGCTCGATTTGCAGGCGACTGTGCTGTCGGGGGGAGCTAACCGAGCGCCGGTCTTCGAACCCCTACCGCCTCTGGAGGTCATGCCGGGGGACACGCTATCGCTGCCGCTGACGGCAACGGATGCGGATGGGGATACGGTCACCTTCCGAATTCAGGCGGATGGTCCTCTGCCTGCGGGCACGTTGGAGGGTAATGGCCGTCTGGTGTTCCGGCCTCAACTGGATGAGATTGGCAGTTACAGCTTCACGTTGGTGGCCACCGATGGCGGAGCTGAGGTTCGTCAGCAAGTGACGCTCGATGTGGTGGCCGACCCGGTTACCACCACTCGTTTTTCGGGCACGGTGGCCAGCACCGAAGCCGATCCGGTGACGGGGGATCAACTGCGCCTGGAGGGGGTACGGGTGACGTTGGGCAATGCTGAAACGTTTACGAGTGCGGATGGGTCGTTCGCCATCGAATTGCTTGGGGAATTGCAGGGGGACGAGATTCTGCAGGTACATGGCGATTCAGTAGAAGGAACTTTTCCCTTCATTGCCGAACAATTGCCCCTACTTCTGGGGCAAGAGGCGATCGCTGGAGTGAACAAACGTCATTACTCGACCGATTTATCTGCCCCCGATCGATCTTGCGAACGGTCAGGCGATCGATCCGGCTGTGGATGTTCTCGTCACCACGGAGGCGATTCCGGGGGCAGCGGTTGA